The following are encoded together in the Gemmatimonadota bacterium genome:
- a CDS encoding phytanoyl-CoA dioxygenase family protein — protein sequence MPLSAIRTGERFTDDETGHIRRCFQRDGYYAFGRLMEDEEVEALRADMQRKWDDPRMYEPARDQIRGTSLMRMFEYSYAFRDLIVREPFASLAESILGDDCHCMSQNALYTPPNPKALADGPGGWHLDDLVHFPLPEGVPRHDPAVPPPCFVVQIFTPLTDVEAVRYGPTQVVPGTHFAGRQPHEQDRPEFEGRGPHSFLVRKGDAYMFNNQVWHRGAPNASDRTRLMAGVTYSKRFIAQKLYPFIDYRMPDHVWAEASPRLQRMLGRHSKGAYG from the coding sequence ATGCCACTAAGCGCCATACGGACAGGCGAGCGGTTCACCGACGACGAGACCGGGCATATCCGCCGCTGCTTTCAGCGGGACGGGTACTACGCCTTCGGCAGGCTGATGGAGGACGAGGAAGTGGAGGCCCTGCGCGCGGACATGCAGCGCAAGTGGGACGACCCCCGCATGTACGAACCGGCGCGGGACCAGATCCGCGGCACCAGCCTGATGCGCATGTTCGAGTACTCCTACGCCTTTCGCGACCTGATCGTCCGCGAGCCCTTCGCGAGCCTGGCGGAATCGATTCTCGGCGACGACTGCCACTGCATGTCCCAGAACGCGCTCTACACGCCGCCCAATCCCAAGGCCCTCGCGGACGGTCCGGGAGGATGGCACCTGGACGACCTGGTCCACTTCCCCCTGCCCGAAGGCGTGCCGCGCCATGACCCCGCAGTCCCGCCGCCCTGTTTCGTCGTGCAGATCTTCACGCCGCTGACCGATGTGGAGGCCGTCCGTTACGGCCCGACCCAGGTCGTCCCGGGAACCCACTTCGCGGGCCGCCAGCCCCACGAGCAGGACCGGCCGGAATTCGAAGGCCGGGGGCCCCACTCCTTCCTCGTCCGGAAGGGCGACGCCTACATGTTCAACAACCAGGTCTGGCACCGCGGGGCACCGAACGCGTCCGACCGCACCCGGCTCATGGCCGGCGTCACCTACAGCAAGCGGTTCATCGCCCAGAAACTCTACCCCTTCATCGACTACCGCATGCCCGACCACGTGTGGGCCGAGGCATCGCCCCGCCTGCAGCGCATGCTGGGCAGGCACAGTAAAGGAGCGTACGGCTGA